In Flavobacterium piscisymbiosum, the sequence GGTCATTTTTCCGGCTTCATTTCCTTCTTCTATGGCTTCAAAATAGCCTCTTCTTGTGTCGTTTATTTGTTTGATTTCCATGATTATTTATACTAATGAGGTTTCTATTTTAATTGTATTTACAAGGGTTTTATGAACAGGACAGCTGTTTGCAATTTTCAAGATTCGTTGTTTTTGTGCATCGTCTACGTCTCCTGTAATTAGGATTTTAGTTGTAAACAAAGAAACGGTATGCTCTTCATTTTTTTCAAAATCTACCCAAATACTAAGTTCTGAAACATCCCAGCCTTTGCGATCAATATACATTCGTAATGTAATTAAAGTACAGGAAGCCAGAGACGAAGCCAGAAGTTCAAAGGGACTAAAACCTAAATTTTTTCCGCCCATTTCCTGTGGTTCATCTGAAATAAGAATGTTACCCGTTTTAGATGTTATTTCGGTGCGATATTTTCGTGTATCAATAGTTGCTTTAATTGTATCCATAATTTATTTGATTCTTGGTTCAGGTAAAGGCACAAATTCGGTTTCTCCTGGAACTTTTGGGAAAGTTTGTTCGGTCCAGTCTTTTTTAG encodes:
- a CDS encoding OsmC family protein, with protein sequence MDTIKATIDTRKYRTEITSKTGNILISDEPQEMGGKNLGFSPFELLASSLASCTLITLRMYIDRKGWDVSELSIWVDFEKNEEHTVSLFTTKILITGDVDDAQKQRILKIANSCPVHKTLVNTIKIETSLV